TGGATGTCAATGTTTGCAGCTTCTTATGTATTTGGAAAAAGAGATCATATGCGTATGGTATTTTTCGTAGAAAGATATTCTAAAAAAATTCAATTGAATATTGCTATTTTATCAGAGATAGTAGTTTTATTATTCGCTTTTGGAGTATTAGTATGTGGAGGAAAAGCTATAACTACATTAACTATGACTCAAATTTCTCCAGCTCTTAGAGTATCAATGGGATATGTATATTCTGTACTTCCAACTTGTGGAGTAATTACTTCAATATACTCTATTTTAAATATAGTAGATTTATTAAAAAAAGTTAAAGAGGAGGCATAGGAATGGTACTTACAACAGCTTTAATAATGTTTATAGTTTTAGTAATAACTTTATTATTAGGATTTCCTATTGCTATTAGTATAGGATTATCTTCAATATTAGCAATATTACCATCATTAGCTTTTGATAATACATTAGTAACAGGAGCTCAAAGAATATTTTCAGGAATTTCAAACTTTACTTTGATAGCTATACCATTTTTCATCCTTGCTGGAAATATAATGAACCAAGGGGGAATAGCTAAGAAGCTTGTATCATTTGCTCAATCATTAACAGGAAGAATACCTGGTTCTCTTATGCAAACAAATATTTTAGCTAATATGATGTTTGGAGCAATATCAGGTTCAGCAACTGCTGCTTGTGCTGCTATGGGAGGAATTTTACTTC
Above is a window of Fusobacterium mortiferum ATCC 9817 DNA encoding:
- a CDS encoding TRAP transporter small permease, with the protein product MNNLRNALDKIIIGICVILFMFMTVVGTYQITSRYVLKDPSTISEELISYSFAWMSMFAASYVFGKRDHMRMVFFVERYSKKIQLNIAILSEIVVLLFAFGVLVCGGKAITTLTMTQISPALRVSMGYVYSVLPTCGVITSIYSILNIVDLLKKVKEEA